The Paenibacillus uliginis N3/975 genome has a window encoding:
- a CDS encoding ADP-ribosylglycohydrolase family protein has translation MTSFRDRVRGVVISTALGDAMGAPIEKLTYGEIKSKYGRVESLITRWHKMDLHADARLGRVRGDGIVTDDTLMTIALMNVYLTEGRHLDAYDMGNEFVKEIAFRKTFVPELNQETFIIDRLFYPEKYIFMRHVLANCDPREGGIGNMVNCGAAMYIAPIGIVNAGHPKAAYDEAILFAMGHQSSYGLEAAGVLAACVAKAFELGVTVDDIVDTAISLAKDGTKAAIHELTEAARKLRQERDDMDKVINVFQSIMMKYSPMGDDVSRHIDKVGIPSHHYTPSRLWSIEELPMALAFMVLNEGEYYRSILDGVNSGRDTDSIGVMIGVILGAMYGSEVIHKEDIEQLNKVNRLDLCTIADRFSEVAAKIIEDDLRINEARLSMISS, from the coding sequence ATGACTTCGTTTCGTGACCGGGTAAGGGGCGTGGTGATCTCTACCGCGCTCGGAGATGCAATGGGAGCACCGATTGAGAAGCTAACGTACGGGGAGATTAAATCAAAATATGGCCGGGTGGAGTCTCTGATAACAAGATGGCACAAGATGGATTTACATGCAGACGCGAGGCTCGGCCGGGTAAGAGGCGACGGTATTGTCACGGACGATACGCTCATGACCATTGCACTTATGAATGTGTACCTCACTGAGGGCAGACATTTGGACGCTTATGATATGGGCAATGAATTCGTAAAAGAGATCGCCTTTCGCAAAACGTTCGTACCCGAACTGAATCAAGAGACGTTCATTATTGACCGTTTGTTCTACCCTGAAAAATATATCTTCATGCGCCATGTGCTTGCGAACTGCGACCCGAGAGAAGGCGGCATCGGGAATATGGTAAACTGCGGGGCGGCGATGTACATCGCCCCGATTGGGATTGTTAATGCAGGCCATCCCAAGGCTGCTTATGACGAAGCGATTCTGTTCGCGATGGGTCATCAGAGCAGCTACGGGCTGGAGGCGGCAGGGGTCCTGGCAGCTTGCGTTGCCAAAGCTTTTGAGCTTGGTGTGACGGTGGATGACATTGTTGATACCGCGATCAGCCTAGCAAAAGACGGGACAAAAGCAGCCATTCACGAGCTGACGGAAGCGGCCCGCAAACTGCGGCAGGAACGGGATGATATGGACAAAGTAATCAATGTGTTTCAGTCGATTATGATGAAATATTCTCCGATGGGCGATGATGTTAGCCGTCATATCGACAAGGTCGGCATTCCAAGCCATCATTACACACCAAGCCGCCTATGGTCGATTGAGGAGCTGCCGATGGCACTTGCCTTTATGGTCCTAAACGAAGGGGAATATTACCGTTCGATTCTGGACGGCGTCAATTCCGGACGGGACACGGACTCCATCGGGGTCATGATCGGTGTCATCCTTGGTGCCATGTACGGCTCAGAGGTCATTCATAAGGAGGATATTGAGCAGCTGAATAAGGTTAATCGACTCGACTTGTGCACGATCGCCGACCGGTTTAGCGAGGTTGCTGCCAAGATTATTGAGGATGATCTTCGGATTAATGAAGCGAGATTGAGCATGATCTCGAGCTAA
- a CDS encoding extracellular solute-binding protein: protein MKKVSLLLIVAMLVMVMSACTSKSTSPGASQPEPGSTKPEVNSDPVTLKIVYKDEGTVNPVSVKFFETLEKSLAEDEGLNVKFELVDLAQGSYAENLNLLLLGGTIPDIIYFQGGDQQISDQGLLEDLTPYIESSTYIKDIIEPHNITRMESYPYLLWIKPLAPKTPVVRADWFNSMESSKALMDDPTVDNYYAFFKELVEKKPGKGKPSYALTAAGDITEINFIFNTAFGLDTTWLKKDDGTYEYSKVSQKEKEKLTFYNKLYKEGLLDPQFITKQWDTKEDAFYKGDAAVITGTAGKIIDLYNGRMQELGGDDANLIVLPPAKGEAQGFGATDVTKESRGLAISTQSPHKDVAFKVFDYLASPKGQMLDRLGFENEHYTVADGKIELNEKYYSEWYARFWEPTEMKADTPLKTPLLGEPGTESLKLATDFYTEDNNFIIPEQFTANWDAMNNLYKEYSTDFITGKKDLSQFDQFVEAWNAAGGAEITKYANENIK, encoded by the coding sequence ATGAAAAAGGTAAGCCTGTTATTAATCGTTGCCATGCTGGTTATGGTCATGTCTGCATGTACATCGAAATCGACCTCGCCAGGTGCGAGTCAGCCAGAGCCTGGGAGTACCAAACCTGAGGTAAACAGTGATCCGGTTACATTGAAGATCGTGTACAAGGATGAAGGAACGGTGAACCCTGTCTCCGTTAAATTCTTTGAAACACTGGAGAAATCACTTGCGGAAGACGAAGGATTAAACGTGAAGTTTGAGCTTGTAGATTTGGCACAAGGTAGTTATGCAGAGAACTTGAACCTCCTTCTGCTTGGCGGCACCATTCCGGATATTATTTACTTCCAGGGCGGTGACCAACAAATCTCTGATCAAGGGCTGCTGGAGGATTTGACTCCGTACATTGAAAGTTCAACTTACATTAAAGACATCATTGAGCCGCACAACATAACGCGGATGGAGAGTTATCCGTACTTGCTGTGGATTAAGCCGCTTGCTCCGAAAACTCCGGTCGTCCGTGCTGATTGGTTTAATTCGATGGAAAGCTCCAAAGCGCTAATGGATGACCCGACTGTAGACAACTATTACGCCTTCTTTAAGGAATTGGTGGAGAAGAAGCCGGGAAAAGGAAAGCCGAGCTATGCCCTGACAGCAGCGGGAGATATTACGGAGATCAACTTTATTTTTAATACCGCCTTCGGTCTTGATACGACTTGGCTGAAGAAGGATGACGGAACTTATGAATACTCTAAAGTATCTCAAAAAGAGAAGGAAAAGCTGACCTTCTATAACAAGCTTTACAAGGAAGGATTGCTTGACCCGCAGTTTATTACAAAGCAGTGGGATACGAAGGAAGATGCCTTCTATAAAGGTGATGCAGCTGTTATTACGGGTACAGCTGGTAAAATCATTGATTTATACAATGGCAGAATGCAGGAACTGGGCGGGGATGATGCAAATCTGATCGTGCTGCCGCCTGCTAAGGGTGAAGCCCAAGGATTTGGCGCAACCGACGTTACGAAGGAATCACGAGGGCTTGCTATTTCTACACAGTCGCCGCATAAAGATGTTGCTTTCAAGGTCTTTGATTATCTGGCAAGTCCGAAGGGGCAAATGCTGGATCGACTCGGTTTCGAGAATGAACATTACACTGTTGCCGATGGCAAGATTGAACTGAATGAGAAATATTATAGCGAATGGTATGCACGTTTCTGGGAACCGACGGAGATGAAGGCGGATACCCCGCTTAAAACGCCGCTGCTAGGAGAGCCGGGAACAGAATCGCTGAAATTGGCGACCGATTTTTATACGGAAGATAATAACTTCATCATTCCCGAGCAGTTCACAGCCAACTGGGATGCGATGAACAATCTGTATAAGGAATATTCAACGGACTTTATTACAGGCAAGAAAGATCTGTCCCAGTTCGATCAATTTGTAGAGGCATGGAATGCGGCTGGCGGAGCAGAAATTACGAAGTATGCTAACGAAAACATCAAGTAA
- a CDS encoding ADP-ribosylglycohydrolase family protein, which translates to MIPKNYVETVYAGFIGMNIGIRLGAPIEPVAWTYERIRDVYGDIRDYVKSYNTFAADDDANGPVFFIRALYDDAVDRELEPEDVGRAWLNYAREGIGMFWWGGEDISTEHRAYVNLRKGIPAPRSGSIEVNGTEMAEQIGGQIFIDSWGLLFPGQVEKAADYAEKAASVSHDGNGLYGARFMAACIAKAFDASSMDEIMAAGLRMIPEDSTYARVVHAVINFHRENPSDFRACRQYLEDHWGYDKYTGVCHIIPNAGVCVLALLYGEGDFARTVEIASMCGWDTDCNAGNVGTILGVFGGLDGIPEHYRKPINDFIVASSVSGYLNLVDFPTFARELALLGYRLNGEKAPEELIQRVKPGEIYFDFDLPGSTHGFRTSNLFKTPIVRHSNKHVCDGRGSLEVVFDRLVEGDNSKIYYKPFYRREEFNDEKYKPTFAPMAYSSQTVSAKIYVDQWEGEPITLTPYVRNTHTREDLRLVTITPVGGQWNDIIFDLPDTEGAMIDEIGWILESRSPLLNRALGSLFIGQFCITGTADYTIDFAKQVKEFASITPFSHHRGKWELAGGTLHCTADGDCSSYSGNYYAGDMVVEATIKPISGASHCLITRANGIMRHYLAGFDGPGTVSFIRQDFGHERLISVRYDWEHGKEYRFKLVAEKDMFTLYINGDNVLECKDASFDHGMFGFGCLEQGENEISDVRVHAEMKP; encoded by the coding sequence ATGATACCTAAAAATTATGTAGAGACGGTATACGCGGGATTTATCGGGATGAACATTGGCATACGGCTTGGCGCACCTATCGAGCCTGTTGCCTGGACCTATGAACGTATTCGGGATGTGTATGGCGATATTCGCGATTATGTGAAATCATACAATACCTTTGCCGCCGACGATGATGCGAACGGGCCTGTATTTTTTATCCGTGCGTTATACGACGATGCGGTGGATCGTGAGCTTGAGCCGGAGGATGTAGGCAGAGCATGGCTCAATTATGCACGTGAAGGCATTGGCATGTTCTGGTGGGGCGGCGAGGATATAAGCACGGAACATCGGGCTTATGTCAATCTGCGAAAAGGGATTCCAGCTCCGCGTTCCGGCTCCATTGAAGTGAACGGTACCGAGATGGCGGAACAGATCGGAGGCCAGATCTTCATTGATTCATGGGGACTCTTGTTCCCAGGTCAGGTGGAGAAGGCGGCGGATTACGCCGAGAAAGCAGCCAGTGTCTCGCATGACGGCAACGGCTTGTATGGCGCCCGCTTCATGGCAGCCTGCATCGCGAAGGCTTTCGATGCGTCCTCCATGGACGAGATCATGGCTGCAGGACTTCGTATGATTCCTGAAGACTCTACATATGCACGCGTCGTGCATGCCGTCATCAACTTCCACCGCGAGAATCCATCCGACTTCCGCGCTTGCCGTCAATACTTGGAGGACCATTGGGGCTACGATAAATATACAGGCGTCTGCCACATTATTCCGAATGCTGGCGTGTGCGTACTGGCCTTGCTGTACGGTGAGGGAGACTTCGCGAGAACCGTGGAGATCGCATCGATGTGCGGTTGGGATACGGATTGCAATGCGGGCAACGTCGGAACCATCCTCGGTGTGTTCGGCGGTCTGGACGGCATTCCGGAGCACTACCGCAAGCCAATTAATGATTTTATCGTTGCGTCCAGCGTGTCCGGTTACTTGAATCTCGTTGACTTTCCAACCTTCGCTCGTGAGCTTGCACTGCTAGGCTACCGGTTAAATGGCGAGAAGGCACCGGAAGAATTGATTCAGCGGGTGAAGCCAGGGGAGATTTACTTTGACTTTGATCTGCCGGGCTCAACACATGGCTTCCGGACAAGTAATCTCTTCAAGACACCTATTGTTCGCCATTCTAATAAGCATGTATGTGACGGAAGAGGCTCGCTGGAGGTCGTCTTTGACAGACTGGTTGAGGGCGACAACAGCAAAATATACTATAAGCCCTTTTACCGACGTGAAGAATTTAATGACGAAAAATACAAGCCTACCTTTGCACCGATGGCATATAGCAGCCAGACGGTATCCGCCAAAATCTATGTGGATCAGTGGGAAGGCGAGCCGATTACGTTGACGCCGTATGTGCGGAATACGCATACTCGGGAGGACTTACGGCTGGTGACCATCACACCGGTGGGCGGCCAATGGAATGACATCATCTTCGACCTTCCGGATACGGAGGGTGCTATGATCGACGAGATCGGCTGGATATTGGAGAGCCGTTCGCCGCTCCTGAACCGCGCCTTAGGCAGCCTGTTCATCGGGCAATTCTGCATTACTGGTACGGCGGACTACACGATCGATTTTGCTAAGCAGGTGAAGGAGTTCGCTTCGATCACACCGTTCTCCCATCACAGGGGCAAGTGGGAGCTTGCCGGCGGCACGCTGCACTGCACGGCGGATGGCGATTGCTCCTCTTACTCCGGCAATTATTATGCTGGCGATATGGTTGTGGAGGCGACGATAAAGCCCATTTCCGGTGCAAGCCATTGCCTGATTACAAGAGCGAATGGTATCATGCGTCACTATCTGGCAGGCTTCGATGGTCCGGGCACGGTTTCGTTCATTCGGCAGGATTTCGGACATGAGCGGCTGATCAGCGTCCGCTACGACTGGGAACATGGCAAGGAGTACCGGTTTAAGCTGGTCGCGGAGAAAGATATGTTCACGCTGTATATTAATGGTGATAATGTACTGG
- a CDS encoding carbohydrate ABC transporter permease, producing MRRLEFSKIVIYLMLFVFTLMVLVPLLNLLALSLTDPGKVHLMSGLDLIPKGFSTINYQLLLSNPMITGSILNSVWITVAGTFLNLLLTSMAAYVLARTEFIGKKVVLFFLIVIMVFEPGMIPEYLLVKDLGLMNTLTSLILYKAINVYYLFILMRFIQDIPEEILEASRIDGAGHFRLYSQIILPLSKPGLATLGLFYGVYHWNEYFRATLYISDPSKWPLQVVLRQFVVRKDNTSLIGNQNMFDSAINFDFASLQAGTIMIAIVPLLFLYPFILKYYAKGELEGGVKD from the coding sequence ATGAGACGGCTGGAGTTTTCTAAAATTGTCATATATCTGATGCTATTTGTGTTCACACTCATGGTACTGGTTCCTCTCCTGAATCTGCTGGCGCTGTCTCTGACAGATCCAGGCAAGGTCCATCTGATGAGCGGACTGGATCTCATTCCTAAAGGGTTCTCAACGATCAACTATCAACTTTTATTATCCAATCCAATGATCACGGGAAGTATTCTGAACTCGGTCTGGATTACCGTCGCAGGTACGTTTCTAAATCTGCTACTTACCTCCATGGCAGCCTACGTGCTGGCTAGAACCGAATTTATTGGTAAAAAAGTAGTGTTGTTTTTTCTCATCGTCATTATGGTGTTCGAGCCAGGGATGATTCCCGAGTACCTGCTGGTCAAGGATCTCGGACTTATGAACACGCTTACTTCACTGATACTGTATAAAGCCATCAATGTGTATTATCTCTTTATTCTAATGCGGTTCATTCAGGATATTCCGGAGGAAATCCTGGAGGCCTCCCGAATCGATGGCGCAGGTCATTTCCGATTGTACAGCCAGATTATCCTGCCGCTGTCGAAGCCAGGGCTCGCGACATTGGGATTGTTCTATGGAGTGTATCACTGGAATGAATATTTCAGAGCAACCCTCTACATTTCAGACCCAAGCAAATGGCCGCTGCAGGTTGTCTTGAGACAGTTTGTTGTTCGTAAGGACAATACCTCATTGATTGGAAACCAGAATATGTTTGACAGCGCGATTAACTTTGATTTTGCTTCCCTGCAGGCAGGTACGATTATGATTGCGATTGTGCCGCTGCTATTCCTATATCCTTTCATTTTGAAATACTACGCTAAAGGTGAACTGGAAGGAGGGGTCAAGGATTAA